The Flavobacteriales bacterium genome has a window encoding:
- a CDS encoding acyl carrier protein: MSDTATKVKAIIVDKLGVDEAEVSPEASFTNDLGADSLDTVELIMEFEKEFDIQIPDDQAEAIVTVGDAISFIEKA; this comes from the coding sequence ATGTCTGATACTGCAACAAAAGTAAAAGCAATTATAGTAGATAAATTAGGTGTTGACGAAGCAGAGGTTTCACCAGAAGCAAGCTTCACTAATGATTTAGGTGCTGATTCTTTAGACACTGTTGAATTAATAATGGAATTCGAAAAAGAATTCGACATTCAAATTCCAGACGATCAAGCAGAGGCTATTGTCACTGTTGGAGACGCTATTTCGTTCATCGAAAAGGCTTAA